Proteins encoded together in one Balaenoptera musculus isolate JJ_BM4_2016_0621 chromosome 6, mBalMus1.pri.v3, whole genome shotgun sequence window:
- the LOC118896363 gene encoding double homeobox protein A-like: MAQDNVSNNTIATKHRGRRTSFTEDHLKILTDTFNKTPYIGYASRQRLALETNTEEFTIQYCFQNRRTSHGFQKKSEPEEHLESSQNRDHAEEKIQSRNDRQPRIKYTCSQLHTLNKAFIGNNYPGRDSIEKLAKEIGVSESRVKVWFQNHRSSCCIQRKKEANEGLEQRQNQGQDLCDESLEGLEST; the protein is encoded by the coding sequence ATGGCCCAAGATAACGTTTCAAACAATACCATAGCAACAAAGCATAGAGGCAGACGCACCAGCTTCACAGAAGATCATCTGAAAATCCTCACTGACACATTCAACAAAACCCCTTACATAGGTTATGCTTCCAGACAAAGACTTGCTTTAGAAACCAACACCGAAGAGTTTACAATCCAGTATTGCTTTCAGAATCGAAGAACTAGCCATGGATTCCAGAAAAAATCAGAACCTGAGGAGCACTTAGAATCAAGCCAAAACCGAGATCACGCTGAAGAGAAGATTCAAAGTAGAAATGACAGACAGCCTCGCATCAAGTACACTTGCTCCCAATTACACACCCTCAACAAGGCATTTATAGGCAACAATTATCCTGGGAGAGATTCCATAGAGAAACTTGCAAAAGAAATTGGGGTCTCAGAGTCAAGAGTTAAAGTTTGGTTTCAAAATCACAGATCTAGTTGCTgtatccaaagaaaaaaagaagctaatGAGGGCTTAGAACAAAGACAAAACCAGGGACAAGATCTCTGCGATGAGAGCCTTGAAGGTTTAGAAAGTACGTAG